A portion of the Gossypium arboreum isolate Shixiya-1 chromosome 8, ASM2569848v2, whole genome shotgun sequence genome contains these proteins:
- the LOC108468426 gene encoding agamous-like MADS-box protein AGL8 homolog produces the protein MPSSDRPTRERKVVERYSAPSVARSSSSKNLSIEKLVKEAILPRIHGLALKTTVVAGNWTWEHAKPKARMETLQRNLRHYKGEDIQNLSLRELQNLEQQLDPALKCIRSKKNQLMVESISKLQKKDKGLQEQNNNNKKD, from the exons ATGCCTAGTAGTGATAGGCCTACAAGGGAAAGGAAAGTCGTAGAAAGGTATTCAGCTCCTTCTGTTGCAAGGTCTTCCTCGTCTAAAAATCTGTCAATTGAAAAG CTTGTGAAAGAAGCCATTCTGCCTCGTATTCATGGCTTAGCTCTTAAAACAACTGTTGTTGCG GGAAACTGGACCTGGGAACATGCAAAACCTAAAGCTAGAATGGAGACTTTACAAAGAAACCTGAG GCACTACAAAGGAGAAGATATCCAGAATTTGAGTCTTAGAGAGCTTCAAAATTTGGAGCAACAACTTGATCCTGCCCTTAAATGCATAAGATCTAAAAAG AATCAACTTATGGTTGAATCAATTTCTAAGCTTCAGAAAAAG GACAAAGGATTGCAAGAACAGAATAACAATAACAAGAAAGATTGA